A window of the Pseudomonadota bacterium genome harbors these coding sequences:
- the gmk gene encoding guanylate kinase — translation MSDEGAGRVFIVAAPSGAGKTSLVRALISETPGIVMSISHTTRDPRPGEKDGEHYHFIDLATYQAMVDQGEFLEHAHVHGNGYGSSRGEVRRAAERGLDLVLEIDWQGAQQAKKLIPNARSIFILPPSRAELAKRLRSRAQDSDEVIARRLAGAVAEMRHWDEFDFLVVNDEFDKALEQLKTIIRACRLSRAAQTPKLAPLLEDLLGG, via the coding sequence TTGAGTGACGAGGGCGCCGGTCGGGTATTCATTGTTGCGGCCCCCTCGGGCGCAGGCAAAACGTCGCTCGTTCGCGCGCTCATCAGCGAAACGCCCGGGATTGTGATGTCTATCTCACACACCACCCGCGATCCCAGACCTGGGGAAAAAGACGGCGAGCACTACCATTTCATCGACCTGGCCACCTATCAGGCCATGGTGGATCAGGGTGAGTTTCTCGAACACGCCCACGTGCATGGCAACGGCTACGGCAGCAGCCGCGGGGAGGTCCGGCGCGCCGCGGAACGCGGGCTGGACCTGGTGCTGGAGATCGACTGGCAGGGCGCACAGCAGGCCAAGAAACTCATCCCCAACGCCCGCTCCATCTTTATTCTCCCGCCGTCCCGCGCCGAGCTGGCAAAACGGCTGCGGTCCCGCGCGCAGGACAGCGATGAAGTGATCGCCCGCCGGCTGGCCGGGGCCGTCGCCGAAATGCGCCACTGGGATGAATTCGATTTCCTGGTCGTCAACGACGAGTTCGACAAGGCGCTGGAGCAGCTGAAAACCATCATCCGCGCCTGCCGCCTGAGCCGCGCCGCGCAGACCCCGAAGCTCGCGCCGCTGCTGGAAGACCTGCTGGGAGGATAG
- the rpoZ gene encoding DNA-directed RNA polymerase subunit omega, translated as MARITVEDCLDQVDNRFELVLLATRRARQITKGAEPLVELENDKPTVIALREIAGGEVNARTLEELEKREQEIMEAEALAEATREALEGT; from the coding sequence ATGGCTCGAATTACCGTAGAAGATTGCCTCGACCAGGTCGACAATCGCTTTGAACTGGTGCTGCTGGCAACCCGCCGCGCCCGTCAGATCACCAAGGGTGCTGAGCCGCTGGTGGAGTTGGAAAACGACAAACCCACCGTCATCGCGCTGCGCGAGATCGCCGGCGGGGAGGTCAATGCCCGCACGCTCGAGGAGCTCGAAAAGCGCGAGCAGGAGATCATGGAAGCCGAAGCCCTCGCGGAAGCGACGCGGGAGGCCCTGGAAGGCACCTGA